The following coding sequences are from one Arcobacter nitrofigilis DSM 7299 window:
- a CDS encoding TAXI family TRAP transporter solute-binding subunit: protein MKKFILLVFLGSIPTFLFATQFITIGTGGVTGTYYPTGGKICKFVNKAKEKTNIRCSIESTGGSVFNVKAIKSGELDFAIVQSDIVYQASKGIGKFKGEEFPKLRSVLAIYPESFTLVTRKDANINGITDIKGKRINIGNLGSGTEATALALFKTLNIETSDLSYVGNLKSSAMPDALRDNKLDGYFYMVGHPTANIKDASNSTDTIIVPITGAKVDKFVKEHPYFTKTDIPGGIYRGNPNDIPTFGVKAVLVASADMSDKAVYTLVKQIMENFNEFKKAHLALSPITKKSFLVGLSAPLHSGAKKYFKEIGLIK from the coding sequence ATGAAAAAATTTATATTATTGGTATTTTTAGGTTCTATACCTACTTTTTTATTTGCTACACAATTTATTACAATAGGTACAGGTGGAGTAACTGGAACATATTATCCAACTGGTGGGAAAATCTGTAAGTTTGTAAATAAAGCAAAAGAAAAAACAAATATTAGATGTTCTATTGAATCAACAGGTGGTTCTGTTTTTAATGTAAAAGCAATAAAAAGTGGTGAATTAGATTTTGCAATTGTTCAATCAGATATTGTTTATCAAGCATCAAAAGGTATAGGGAAATTTAAGGGTGAAGAATTTCCTAAATTAAGATCAGTACTTGCTATTTATCCTGAATCATTTACTTTAGTTACAAGAAAAGATGCAAATATAAATGGCATTACGGATATAAAAGGGAAAAGAATAAATATAGGAAATCTAGGCTCAGGCACTGAAGCCACTGCATTAGCTTTATTTAAAACTTTAAATATAGAAACATCTGATTTATCATATGTTGGTAATCTAAAATCTTCAGCAATGCCAGATGCCCTAAGGGATAATAAACTTGATGGATACTTTTATATGGTCGGTCATCCAACAGCGAATATTAAAGATGCCTCAAACTCTACAGATACTATAATTGTCCCAATCACAGGAGCAAAAGTTGATAAGTTTGTTAAAGAACATCCATACTTCACAAAAACTGATATTCCAGGTGGTATTTATAGGGGAAACCCAAATGACATACCAACCTTTGGAGTAAAAGCTGTATTAGTTGCAAGTGCTGATATGAGTGATAAAGCTGTTTATACCCTAGTAAAACAGATTATGGAAAATTTTAATGAATTTAAAAAAGCCCACCTAGCACTTAGCCCTATTACAAAAAAATCTTTTTTAGTAGGATTATCTGCTCCCTTACATAGTGGTGCTAAAAAATATTTCAAAGAGATTGGATTGATAAAATAA
- the queF gene encoding preQ(1) synthase — protein sequence MKYGEKEIVEFDINKEENFWPNKNDKNYVINIELPEFMAKCPRSGYPDFATIFIHYTPNKKVIELKALKLYINSFMLREVSHENGANEIFDTLMEKLEPKWLKVIADFKPRGNVHTVIEIDSAKL from the coding sequence ATGAAATATGGTGAAAAAGAGATAGTAGAATTTGATATTAATAAAGAAGAAAATTTTTGGCCAAACAAAAATGATAAAAATTATGTAATAAATATAGAATTACCAGAATTCATGGCAAAATGCCCAAGAAGTGGTTATCCTGATTTTGCAACAATATTTATACATTATACGCCAAATAAAAAAGTTATAGAACTAAAAGCTTTAAAATTATATATAAATTCATTTATGCTTAGAGAAGTTTCCCATGAAAATGGAGCAAATGAGATTTTTGATACCTTAATGGAAAAATTGGAGCCAAAATGGTTAAAAGTAATTGCTGATTTCAAACCTCGTGGAAATGTTCATACGGTTATTGAAATAGACTCAGCTAAACTATAA
- a CDS encoding helix-turn-helix domain-containing protein produces the protein MTLERLVTTAQAAEILGISLQGVHYRIKNNQLKSIKQSGKTYVYLWDDNSKKEGYSTSLEEVAQRKEEENIYIEKVIESKDEQILLLRKSVKWLRRQYQEEIERLEKNQDKIISVFDSEIKLLQSAFNEMRAIYKPELKPLSPKKKFISLVDFTSLMKTYKKTDKEIKILILKAIKNADKRFIYNKHTKKVLILDEDFSDFK, from the coding sequence GTGACCTTGGAAAGATTAGTAACTACAGCACAAGCGGCAGAGATACTTGGTATATCTTTACAAGGCGTTCATTATAGAATAAAAAATAATCAACTAAAGTCAATAAAACAATCTGGGAAAACCTATGTTTATCTTTGGGATGATAATAGTAAAAAAGAGGGTTACTCAACTTCTCTTGAAGAAGTAGCTCAAAGAAAAGAAGAAGAGAATATTTATATCGAAAAAGTTATTGAATCAAAAGATGAACAAATTCTTCTTTTAAGAAAATCTGTAAAATGGCTACGAAGACAGTATCAAGAAGAGATTGAAAGACTAGAAAAAAATCAAGATAAGATTATAAGCGTATTTGACTCTGAGATAAAACTTCTACAAAGTGCTTTTAATGAAATGCGTGCAATTTATAAACCAGAATTAAAACCCTTGAGTCCCAAAAAGAAATTCATATCCCTAGTAGACTTTACATCTTTGATGAAAACTTATAAAAAAACTGATAAAGAGATAAAAATTTTGATTTTAAAAGCTATTAAAAATGCAGATAAAAGGTTTATTTATAATAAACATACAAAAAAAGTTTTGATTTTAGATGAAGATTTTTCGGATTTTAAATAA
- a CDS encoding NAD(P)-binding domain-containing protein, producing the protein MKTDNYDIAIIGGGPGGIATALEAAVHGIQNIILIDKADNHSSTIRKFYKENKRVDKDWKGKSVQIEGNIPFMDGTKESTLDFFDKLLDLDKIDTLFNTEVESIIKDENEDEFLISTGNQNFKSKAVVVAIGKMGKPNKPEYKIPPSIKAKVNFNLDGCSEGEKILVVGGGNSAAEYAYELADENNNVTLVYRKAQFTRLNPENEEILRTYNGQEKLRLRLNTNITSLENEKGKIKVNFDDGYFTLFDRIIYAIGGTSPIDFLKNCGIKLDSENKPIYNEHYMTNILFLYVAGDIAFNTGGSIAASLNHGYHIVNSYMRRTGKIYAHTDKVEEFLKNNPEFK; encoded by the coding sequence ATGAAAACAGATAATTATGACATAGCTATTATTGGTGGAGGACCAGGGGGAATTGCTACAGCACTTGAAGCTGCAGTTCATGGTATCCAAAATATCATACTTATAGATAAAGCTGATAATCATTCAAGTACTATTAGAAAATTCTATAAAGAGAATAAAAGAGTTGATAAAGATTGGAAAGGTAAAAGTGTCCAAATAGAAGGAAATATACCCTTTATGGATGGAACAAAAGAGTCAACCTTAGACTTTTTTGACAAACTTCTTGACCTTGATAAGATTGATACTTTATTTAATACAGAAGTTGAATCAATAATTAAAGATGAAAATGAAGATGAATTTTTAATTAGCACAGGAAATCAAAATTTCAAATCAAAGGCAGTTGTAGTTGCAATTGGTAAAATGGGTAAACCAAATAAACCAGAATATAAAATTCCCCCTTCTATAAAAGCAAAGGTAAATTTTAACCTTGATGGCTGTAGTGAAGGAGAAAAAATACTAGTAGTAGGCGGTGGAAATAGTGCTGCTGAGTATGCATATGAATTAGCTGATGAAAACAACAATGTAACACTTGTTTATAGAAAAGCACAATTTACTAGATTAAATCCAGAAAATGAAGAGATTTTAAGAACCTATAATGGACAAGAGAAACTAAGACTTAGACTAAATACAAATATTACTTCACTAGAAAATGAAAAAGGTAAAATAAAAGTTAATTTTGATGATGGATATTTTACTTTGTTTGATAGAATAATATATGCCATTGGAGGAACTAGTCCAATAGATTTTCTAAAAAATTGTGGAATAAAATTAGATAGTGAAAATAAACCAATTTACAATGAACATTACATGACAAATATACTTTTTTTATATGTTGCAGGAGATATTGCTTTTAATACAGGAGGGTCAATTGCCGCTTCATTAAATCATGGTTATCATATAGTAAACTCATATATGAGAAGAACAGGAAAAATCTACGCTCATACAGACAAAGTAGAAGAGTTTCTTAAAAATAATCCAGAGTTTAAATAA
- a CDS encoding DMT family transporter: MMNIKLVLLVSLTLFFFATSSVLARAALINNSIDPYSFTFFRLFFGALTLVVILFLKEKKLNLTLNKNWHTSFLLFLYAICFSYAYINLDAGLGALILFAMVQLTIIITALIKKESINLKKALGITLAFIGLIYLLYPSEGFEVSLYHSILMMISGVAWGLYTIFGKKSSNATLNTTDNFTKSLLFAIIFFALFVHNVKLSSYGITLAFISGGITSSIGYLLWYYLLPNMKIITSGILQLLIPPLAIFLGVLFLNEKITSTLIISTILILLGILISIYKKDK, from the coding sequence ATGATGAATATAAAACTTGTTTTGCTTGTTTCTCTTACTCTGTTTTTCTTTGCAACAAGCTCAGTTTTAGCAAGGGCTGCATTAATAAATAATTCAATTGATCCATATTCTTTTACATTTTTTAGACTTTTTTTTGGAGCTTTGACTCTAGTAGTTATTTTATTTTTAAAAGAAAAAAAACTGAATTTAACCCTAAATAAAAACTGGCATACTTCCTTTTTACTTTTTTTGTATGCTATTTGTTTTTCCTATGCTTATATAAATTTAGATGCAGGACTTGGAGCTTTAATACTATTTGCAATGGTACAATTAACTATTATAATCACAGCCTTGATAAAAAAAGAGAGTATTAATCTTAAAAAAGCTTTAGGGATAACCTTGGCTTTTATAGGATTGATTTATTTACTGTACCCAAGTGAAGGTTTTGAAGTATCACTTTATCACTCTATTTTGATGATGATATCAGGAGTTGCGTGGGGACTTTATACAATCTTTGGGAAAAAATCATCAAATGCCACACTAAATACAACCGATAACTTTACAAAATCTCTTCTTTTTGCGATTATATTTTTTGCATTATTTGTTCATAATGTAAAGCTTTCAAGCTATGGGATAACTTTAGCATTTATATCAGGAGGAATAACTTCTTCTATTGGTTATCTTTTATGGTACTACTTACTTCCAAATATGAAAATTATAACTTCTGGGATTTTACAACTTTTAATACCCCCACTTGCTATATTTTTAGGAGTATTATTCTTAAATGAAAAGATAACTTCTACTCTGATAATTTCTACAATATTGATACTTTTGGGAATATTAATATCTATATATAAAAAAGATAAATAA
- a CDS encoding TOBE domain-containing protein, which yields MENKFNIDGNFWVNKDTKGFIGKGRVELLKNIQIYGSISKAAKQMKMSYKAAWDSVDIMNKLSKEPLVTKITGGVGGGGTVITTYAKEIINAYDELRNLHETYLKNMSSLFDGLVINLKNEKPVFSKLEGKITNILSKNETCEIEITLASEQKLITIVSTEFLEKRELTLQKYVKLLIETSSIVITKSVNSNSARNSLKGIIEKINDDGINTFLSIRCGEKNLIDAKITNSSYKNLEIKINDTIFAQFKAYNINII from the coding sequence ATGGAAAATAAATTTAATATAGATGGCAATTTTTGGGTAAATAAAGATACAAAAGGCTTTATAGGTAAAGGAAGAGTTGAACTTCTAAAAAATATCCAAATCTATGGATCTATCTCAAAAGCTGCAAAACAAATGAAGATGAGTTATAAGGCTGCTTGGGATAGTGTTGATATTATGAATAAACTATCAAAAGAACCTTTAGTTACAAAAATCACTGGTGGTGTGGGTGGTGGAGGTACAGTAATTACTACCTATGCCAAAGAGATTATTAATGCTTACGATGAATTAAGAAATCTTCATGAAACTTATTTAAAAAATATGAGTAGTCTATTTGATGGTCTTGTAATAAATCTAAAAAATGAAAAACCAGTTTTCTCAAAACTTGAAGGTAAAATAACAAATATATTATCGAAAAATGAAACTTGTGAAATAGAGATTACCTTAGCTTCAGAACAAAAGCTAATAACAATAGTTAGCACAGAGTTTTTAGAAAAAAGAGAACTAACTCTTCAAAAATATGTAAAACTTTTAATTGAGACAAGCTCAATAGTAATTACAAAAAGTGTAAATTCAAATAGTGCTAGAAACTCTTTAAAAGGGATAATAGAAAAAATTAATGATGATGGAATTAATACTTTTTTGAGTATTCGATGTGGAGAAAAGAATTTAATAGATGCAAAAATTACAAACTCTAGTTATAAAAATCTTGAAATTAAGATAAACGATACTATTTTTGCACAATTTAAAGCTTATAATATAAATATAATCTAA
- a CDS encoding DMT family transporter → MTKNFNLIGIFSLIFAMFIWGSSFVALKIAMQDLGEFTVLFFRMFIASLCFVYFIKRFSKYSFEKSDIKYMLMLCIFEPSLYFIFEIKALTYTSVSQAGMITSLMPIITAMGAGYFLKELVSRQLLFGSVIAMIGAIWLSVQGSVTFGAPNPMLGNFLELCAMVCGAAYTILARHLIEKYPALFITAIQAFAGAIFFFPFFIYEYMTRDINFTQNSVLSLIYLGVVVTLAGYGLYNYALTKIEASKAAMYINLIPIFTMILAFFILKEELSVEELIASATILSGVIISQVSVKRFRRKRKIA, encoded by the coding sequence TTGACTAAAAATTTTAATCTAATAGGAATATTTTCCTTAATCTTTGCAATGTTTATTTGGGGTAGTTCTTTTGTTGCATTAAAAATAGCGATGCAAGATTTAGGAGAGTTTACAGTTCTATTTTTTAGAATGTTCATAGCCTCTTTATGTTTTGTTTATTTTATAAAAAGATTTTCAAAATATAGTTTTGAAAAAAGTGATATTAAATACATGCTTATGTTATGTATTTTTGAGCCATCATTATATTTTATCTTTGAAATTAAAGCCTTAACTTATACTTCTGTATCTCAAGCTGGAATGATTACTTCATTGATGCCAATTATTACAGCAATGGGAGCTGGTTATTTTCTTAAAGAGCTTGTTTCAAGACAACTTTTGTTTGGTTCTGTAATAGCAATGATTGGGGCTATTTGGTTAAGCGTTCAAGGTAGTGTAACTTTTGGCGCACCAAATCCTATGCTTGGGAACTTCTTAGAACTATGTGCTATGGTTTGTGGAGCAGCTTATACAATACTTGCTAGACATTTAATAGAAAAATATCCTGCACTTTTTATAACTGCAATTCAAGCGTTTGCAGGGGCTATTTTCTTTTTTCCATTTTTTATTTACGAATATATGACACGGGATATAAATTTTACACAGAATTCTGTGTTGTCTTTAATTTATTTAGGTGTTGTGGTGACTTTGGCTGGGTATGGTTTATACAATTATGCCTTGACTAAAATTGAAGCTTCAAAGGCTGCAATGTATATAAATTTAATCCCTATTTTTACAATGATTTTGGCATTTTTTATATTAAAAGAAGAGTTAAGTGTTGAAGAATTGATTGCTAGTGCAACGATTTTAAGTGGAGTTATAATCTCTCAAGTTTCTGTAAAAAGATTTAGAAGAAAAAGAAAAATAGCTTGA
- a CDS encoding YqaA family protein: protein MIYLTLFFSSFVSATFFPMVSEAVLVYDILQGYNLALLLFVATLGNSLGSCVNYFLGLKGEEYLENKKYIPKKSIDRAKSFFDKYGGWSLLLSWMPIIGDPITLIAGVLKYKFRYFFALVVIAKFVRYAVLAYLTLLY from the coding sequence TTGATTTATTTAACTCTTTTTTTCTCAAGTTTTGTTTCTGCAACCTTCTTTCCTATGGTAAGTGAAGCAGTTCTTGTTTATGATATTTTACAAGGATATAATTTAGCTCTTTTGCTTTTTGTAGCAACTTTAGGTAATAGTTTAGGCTCGTGTGTAAATTATTTTCTTGGGTTAAAAGGTGAAGAGTACTTAGAAAATAAAAAGTACATTCCAAAAAAGAGTATAGATAGGGCAAAAAGCTTTTTTGATAAATATGGAGGCTGGTCCTTACTTTTGTCTTGGATGCCAATAATAGGTGATCCTATTACTTTAATAGCTGGTGTTTTAAAATATAAGTTTAGATATTTTTTTGCTTTAGTTGTAATTGCAAAATTTGTAAGATATGCAGTTTTAGCATATCTTACTTTGTTATATTAG